The segment GCCGAGCACATCGTAGTAGTCCCTTGCCGCCACCGGCCTGGTTCCTGCACCAACGCTCCACCATCAACCCCACTCCCGACGTGCCGAGATCATCACTAATCCGAAACCAAACGAGCGAAGCAGCAACACTTTCCCCACCACTCACTCACCGTGGAAGAACCTGTGGGCGCTACTCGGTGACGAGAAGGGCGAACTCCGGGAGGGCACCACGCGTGCTGCGTCACTCCATATCCCTGCAGGGAGGGCGCGAGAAGCTAAGATCATGGGACGCGCGGGGGCCCCAGGGAGGCCCGAGGAACCGGGAGAATCGGAGACCTAGTGTGGGGGTGGGGGCTTCGGGGCTTATTACCTCTGTGCGCCCGCGGGaggcgggaggaggaggaggcggaggaggagagagAGCGGCGGGCGAGCAGGAGCGCGAGGCGTGCGCCGGCGGGGAGCCGCATGGCGGTGGCGGCTGACTGGTGCTCGTGTGGCCTCGCCGGCGCCGCGCGTGTGCTTGCGGGTTAAGAAGAAGAGAACACTGCGCCGAACGTTCTGGAATGGCCTGCGCTGCTTCTCGGGGCCTGGGGAGCTCGAGATGGGCCTTTGGGCCTTGGTCCAATGCTTCGTCCGCATACGGGCCCGCTGCTTGTCCAGCTAGCAACTATTTttaaaaatcaaaatcaaaaaggaaaaaaaatcctCCATAGACAAGCCTATCTTCTAGGAGTACCTTCTATTTTCTGTATCTAAACCCTcaatctaaattataagacgtttaacTTTTTTACACCAAGTCTAACCACTCGTTCTACTAAAAAAACTTAGTGCAAACATAATCTTTTTTTTTCGAGAACGAGTTACAGAACGTTGTTAGGTCTGCTACCTTTGCTCGTTTGTGAGCAGTAAGCGAGTATATTAGCGAAACTAACAAACATAATCAAATTTAAGTAATAAGGTATTTGTAGGCCAAAAGTATTTACCTAGTTTTAATAAAAAGCGTAACGAACGCCCAAGAACCGTTTACTTCAATCGAGAGTAACAAAGTATACACATATATTTCCATTGGATTAAAAAATTGACAAAGctaagttcaaaaaaaattgacaAAGCTGTTAAACTTTTGGGCAAACACAACAATCCCATGGCAACGGTGGAATATGCCAAACCAAGCACACAAGGCAACAAAAAAGTGGTTCGTCTTTTATCTCACTCCCGCGTGGCTAATAAAAACAACAAAGCTTACGAGCCGCACACTAAATTAACACACCAATCCCTTTCCCCAAACACACCAAGCTAAACGCAGGCAGCCGCCGGCGTCCCACGGGCTATGCCAGTGTGGGTGGTGAGCGCCCAAAGCACAGTGATGAACTCGCCGCCCTGCGCCAGCGCCTCCTTGTGTGCCTTGACGTGCAGCTCGCTGCTCGTCGGCGCCGCGTACGTCACGACCTCCGTCCATAGTTTGGCCAGCAGCCTCCACACGTCGTCAGCCGCGGCGTCGTGCCTATCCATCAGAGCCTTGCCCAGCTTTGCTCCcttgcgcagcgccgccgccgtcgccgccgctgccgccttgTCCCGCCCCTGGATCTCCATCAGCTTGGTGGCCCTGGCGTCGACCCCGGAGCAGTAGTACCAGAAGCACCCCATCTCCTTCTTCAGCTCCTCCTGCGTCTCCTTGTACACGCGCTCCGTCCCGTCCTTGTCGTCGGGGAGGAGCTCCGGGTGGAACGCCACCAGGTAGGCGCAGTACCTGGACAGCGCCATGGCCACCTCGCGGTCAGCTCCGGGCTTGGTCTTCCTCGGCAGCGGGTGCTTCGCCTCCAAGAGCGCGGTGGCGATGTGCCAGGTGAGGATGACCTCGGCGATGCCGCCGGCGCTGCTCCCGCATGCCCACGAGAGCTCCGTATCCGACCGCACCACGGACCTGCCGTTGCTCAGAGGGGcggagccggcggcggcgctcgccAGGCGGGTCACGATGGCTTTCTTGGCTTCGACGGGCACGGCCTTGGTCGGCAGCGCCGACGAGAGCCGGCAGAACGGGAACCACAGCATCGACACCTGCTTGAAGGAGACGGTGTGCTGGCTGAGCATGTTGCGCACCCAGAGGATGCGGCGGATGATCCCGCTCAGGAGCGGGCTCTCGCGCCACCGCGGCGTGGAGGCGTAGCTGCACAGGAGCGACGCCATGAACCAGTTGGAGAGCAGGAAGACGACGAACTCCCAGACCTCCTCGTAGGcgaaggagaggaggaggaggatggtGATGGACGTGTCCACGGTGGAGAAGAGGTTCTGCGGCGAACTCCCGATTTTGGCCAGGATGCATCCggtcatcttcatcaggccgAACGAGATGGCGTAGTTGTCGGCTCTCAAGCTCTGGAAAGCGTAGCGCACGTCGCCGTGGCTGCACAGGATGATGGTGAGGAGGCAGAAGGCCCACACGACGATGGGGAAGAGGATGTAGTTggcgaggaagaagaaggggctGGCAAGCACCACGGGGTGCACGGAGTGGTAGTACTCGCACAGGAACTGGACCTCGCTGTCGAACACCTGGAACAGCGCAATGGCGCCGGCGGCAGTGGCGCTGGCGGTgtccccgccgccgctgccggccgGGGCTTCGTCCTCGCAGATAAGGCCTCTGAAGATGAGCTTGTAGCAGTTGCGGGTCTCCGCGCCGGTGATGGGGAAGTCCTCCAGCCTCCGGCGAAGCAGCTTGAAGAGCGCCATGGACAGGCACAGCCTCTTCAGCCTGGGGTCCTTCCCGAGCAGCTCGTCGCTCTCGGCGAGCTTCCAGATCTTGCCCACCGTGACGACCGTGGAGTCGTCTCTTGCGACGGCCTCCTTGAGCGCGTCATGCTCGAGGTCGTAGCCGTCGGGGCCGGCCTTCTTCTCCAAGTCCTCTTCGCCCGCCACGACATAGTTGCACCGCTTCAGGAGGTCCGATGAtccaccgccgccgtcgtcctcttcctcctcctccttgagTATCTGAGCCATGTAGGAGGCGACAAGCGTGGGGTTCTTGCCGTAGGCGAAGGAGCGCTTGGCGAGCTCCAA is part of the Sorghum bicolor cultivar BTx623 chromosome 10, Sorghum_bicolor_NCBIv3, whole genome shotgun sequence genome and harbors:
- the LOC8066922 gene encoding uncharacterized protein LOC8066922 isoform X1, with amino-acid sequence MSHFNESSGYCNATLKSFVYNLTSSYADQRNEATMVATSVVMFALATLFFNLNLFSRLSDISAILNPSVRLFLSTSLSLFLPVMSYLFSEAKNQGATTATGAAGTELSLRARVILMWMLLVELLRKKVEAILVGGTQGYSGTIERAARIAWLGYLVFYNLRSAGKKALYGIFWVLAAAKLVQRFVTLELAKRSFAYGKNPTLVASYMAQILKEEEEEDDGGGGSSDLLKRCNYVVAGEEDLEKKAGPDGYDLEHDALKEAVARDDSTVVTVGKIWKLAESDELLGKDPRLKRLCLSMALFKLLRRRLEDFPITGAETRNCYKLIFRGLICEDEAPAGSGGGDTASATAAGAIALFQVFDSEVQFLCEYYHSVHPVVLASPFFFLANYILFPIVVWAFCLLTIILCSHGDVRYAFQSLRADNYAISFGLMKMTGCILAKIGSSPQNLFSTVDTSITILLLLSFAYEEVWEFVVFLLSNWFMASLLCSYASTPRWRESPLLSGIIRRILWVRNMLSQHTVSFKQVSMLWFPFCRLSSALPTKAVPVEAKKAIVTRLASAAAGSAPLSNGRSVVRSDTELSWACGSSAGGIAEVILTWHIATALLEAKHPLPRKTKPGADREVAMALSRYCAYLVAFHPELLPDDKDGTERVYKETQEELKKEMGCFWYYCSGVDARATKLMEIQGRDKAAAAATAAALRKGAKLGKALMDRHDAAADDVWRLLAKLWTEVVTYAAPTSSELHVKAHKEALAQGGEFITVLWALTTHTGIARGTPAAACV
- the LOC8066922 gene encoding uncharacterized protein LOC8066922 isoform X2, whose protein sequence is MSHFNESSGYCNATLKSFVYNLTSSYADQRNEATMVATSVVMFALATLFFNLNLFSRLSDISAILNPSVRLFLSTSLSLFLPVMSYLFSEAKNQGATTATGAAGTELSLRARVILMWMLLVELLRKKVEAILVGGTQGYSGTIERAARIAWLGYLVFYNLRSAGKKALYGIFWVLAAAKLVQRFVTLELAKRSFAYGKNPTLVASYMAQILKEEEEEDDGGGGSSDLLKRCNYVVAGEEDLEKKAGPDGYDLEHDALKEAVARDDSTVVTVGKIWKLAESDELLGKDPRLKRLCLSMALFKLLRRRLEDFPITGAETRNCYKLIFRGLICEDEAPAGSGGGDTASATAAGAIALFQVFDSEVQFLCEYYHSVHPVVLASPFFFLANYILFPIVVWAFCLLTIILCSHGDVRYAFQSLRADNYAISFGLMKMTGCILAKIGSSPQNLFSTVDTSITILLLLSFAYEEVWEFVVFLLSNWFMASLLCSYASTPRWRESPLLSGIIRRILWVRNMLSQHTVSFKQVSMLWFPFCRLSSALPTKAVPVEAKKAIVTRLASAAAGSAPLSNGRSVVRSDTELSWACGSSAGGIAEVILTWHIATALLEAKHPLPRKTKPGADREVAMALSRYCAYLVAFHPELLPDDKDGTERVYKETQEELKKEMGCFWYYCSGVDARATKLMEIQGRDKAAAAATAAALRKGAKLGKALMDRHDAAADDVWRLLAKLWTEVVTYAAPTSSELHVKAHKEALAQGGEFITVLWHIPPLPWDCCVCPKV